One genomic window of Bremerella sp. JC817 includes the following:
- a CDS encoding nuclear transport factor 2 family protein, with amino-acid sequence MTATLPQPIKNYFTADASDGATIVNCFTDNAVVKDEGQTHIGPEAIQQWKENASAKYDYTCQPLSSEQQDGKVVVTCRLTGNFPGSPADLRFRFELEGDRITSLDIAP; translated from the coding sequence ATGACTGCTACGCTTCCACAGCCGATTAAGAACTACTTCACCGCCGATGCTTCCGACGGCGCCACCATTGTGAATTGCTTTACCGACAACGCTGTCGTGAAGGATGAGGGGCAAACCCATATCGGTCCTGAAGCAATTCAACAGTGGAAAGAAAACGCCTCGGCGAAATACGACTACACCTGCCAGCCCCTGAGCAGTGAACAGCAGGATGGCAAAGTCGTCGTCACATGCCGCTTGACTGGCAACTTTCCCGGAAGCCCGGCCGACCTGAGGTTTCGTTTCGAGTTGGAAGGCGATCGGATCACGTCGCTCGACATTGCACCGTGA
- a CDS encoding TIGR03067 domain-containing protein translates to MKRSIPVLFVLALCVVATADEPRQTDTKQKAIETSPETFAGTWEIVDVQPKGSTKNATQLVFRKDRTYAALDANNQELWAGTFDLDPTTSPGVWDHRSNESQRKGGDALGIYELDGDRLKVCCVVGVWKDNQWTGKPRPTEFKLPAADVVLELRRVLAGESRDKRRE, encoded by the coding sequence ATGAAACGCTCAATACCCGTGCTGTTCGTGCTCGCCTTGTGCGTCGTGGCGACAGCAGACGAACCCCGACAAACAGATACCAAGCAGAAGGCCATTGAGACGTCACCGGAAACGTTCGCTGGGACCTGGGAGATCGTCGACGTCCAACCGAAAGGAAGCACGAAGAACGCGACACAATTGGTTTTCCGAAAGGATCGCACCTATGCGGCACTCGACGCGAACAACCAGGAACTTTGGGCCGGAACGTTTGACCTGGATCCGACGACATCGCCAGGCGTATGGGATCACCGCTCAAACGAATCGCAGAGAAAAGGGGGCGATGCCCTAGGGATCTACGAACTTGATGGCGACAGGTTGAAGGTCTGCTGTGTCGTCGGAGTTTGGAAAGACAATCAGTGGACCGGGAAACCTCGCCCAACAGAATTTAAGCTGCCAGCAGCCGATGTCGTCCTGGAGCTGCGGCGCGTATTGGCTGGCGAGTCACGGGACAAGCGGCGGGAGTAG
- a CDS encoding RNA polymerase sigma factor produces MINPFRESAQDNAEDMELIDLAKNGDRAALEKLVLRHQAWIYNIAVRMVFYPHDAEEVTQEVLVKVITKLSTFKGESKFRNWLYRIAANHVLNMKRRSAESHEVSFAEYGSAIDSIADADLPDPRSVPVSLPILVEEAKQSCTMGMLLCLDRRQRLVFTLGEILGATDTIGGEVLEMTAANFRQCLARARRDLHNFLNNQCGLVNSANPCRCPKKTRGFIEHGHVDPNRLLFAADHVEKVRDVAGHTASEIDDVVQRQHMDLYQDHPFLHPTDEIDWLQRILQREDLQRTLRLI; encoded by the coding sequence CGCGAAGAATGGAGATCGAGCGGCACTCGAGAAGTTGGTATTACGCCACCAGGCGTGGATATACAACATTGCCGTCCGGATGGTTTTCTACCCACACGACGCCGAAGAGGTAACCCAGGAGGTGCTCGTTAAGGTGATCACCAAGCTGAGCACGTTTAAAGGGGAGAGCAAGTTTCGCAACTGGTTGTACCGTATCGCGGCCAATCATGTCCTGAACATGAAACGCCGCAGTGCTGAGTCGCACGAAGTCAGTTTTGCGGAGTATGGTTCAGCGATCGACAGTATTGCAGACGCCGACTTGCCGGATCCTCGAAGTGTGCCGGTCTCCCTTCCGATCCTTGTTGAGGAAGCCAAACAAAGTTGCACGATGGGCATGCTGCTTTGCCTGGATCGTCGGCAACGCTTGGTCTTTACGCTCGGGGAGATCCTCGGTGCTACCGATACCATCGGCGGGGAAGTCTTGGAGATGACGGCGGCTAACTTCCGCCAATGCCTGGCTCGGGCACGCCGTGACCTGCATAACTTCTTGAATAACCAATGCGGCCTGGTAAACAGTGCGAATCCCTGCCGCTGCCCAAAGAAGACGCGCGGCTTTATCGAACATGGGCACGTCGATCCCAATCGTCTGCTATTCGCTGCCGATCACGTCGAAAAGGTTCGCGACGTCGCCGGTCACACGGCGAGCGAGATTGATGATGTCGTTCAGCGACAGCACATGGACCTCTACCAAGACCACCCCTTCTTGCATCCCACGGACGAAATCGACTGGCTGCAGCGGATACTCCAGCGAGAAGACTTGCAGCGAACACTGCGATTAATCTGA
- a CDS encoding DUF5662 family protein, whose translation MTTSEPTPEMVAFYERRTEEHIKRVRRCLSVMASLTDYADELNERARVHDASKYGPEERIPNIWLSEYHRCRCAGEPFSYPEGMEECVRSAIDHHMTTNRHHPDFHADPNDMTDVDLIEMVCDWTAMSQEFRQDGGSARGWADETIGNRLHLNDSKRQFVYAMIDLLDSNLDSDV comes from the coding sequence ATGACAACATCTGAACCCACTCCTGAAATGGTCGCCTTCTACGAGCGCCGAACCGAGGAGCACATAAAGCGCGTCCGGCGATGCCTGAGTGTGATGGCATCACTCACCGATTACGCGGACGAACTGAATGAGCGTGCACGAGTTCATGACGCGTCAAAATACGGCCCCGAAGAACGGATACCGAACATCTGGCTCTCTGAATATCATCGCTGCCGCTGTGCTGGCGAACCATTCTCATACCCTGAAGGAATGGAAGAATGTGTCAGATCGGCAATCGATCATCACATGACCACGAACCGCCATCACCCCGATTTCCATGCCGACCCGAACGACATGACAGATGTCGACCTGATTGAAATGGTCTGCGATTGGACGGCAATGTCCCAAGAGTTCAGGCAAGACGGTGGTAGTGCTCGCGGTTGGGCGGACGAGACAATCGGCAATCGTTTACACTTAAATGATTCCAAACGCCAGTTTGTCTACGCAATGATCGATCTACTGGACTCCAACCTCGACTCAGATGTGTAG